The sequence TCTGAAGCTCTCCGGCGGCGAGAAGCAGCGCGTGGCGATTGCCCGCACGATCCTGAAGGCGCCGCCGATCCTCGTGCTCGACGAGGCAACGTCGGCGCTCGACACCCACACCGAGCGCGAGATCCAGGGCGCGCTCGACCGGGTTTCGGCCGGCCGCACCACGCTGGTGATCGCGCATCGCCTTTCCACAGTCGTGACGGCCGATGAAATCATCGTGCTGGAAGCGGGCAAGATCATCGAGCGCGGCCGCCATAGCGAGCTGATGCTGCAGGGCGGATTGTACGCCTCGATGTGGGATCGCCAGCGCGAGGCCGACGAGGCAGCCGAGCGCCTGCGCCGGGTGCAGGAAACGGACACGCTGGGAATCGTCGTGCGCGGACCGAAGGCCGGTCTGGAGACCGTGAGCTAGCTCTTCGACTCGAGGCCACACAGAGAAGAGGTCCGGAGGCGGTAGCCTTCTGGCTCCGCCCTCATCCTGAGGCGCTTCGCGCAGCGAAGCCTCGAAGGACGATCCAGTGGGCGCCTCGTGTGCTGGGGGAATCCCTGGACCCTCCTTCGAGGCCCGGCTGCGCCGGGCGCCTCAGGATGATGGGGAAGCGGCGCTCGACTTTCTCGACCGTTGAAGGCTTGAGATTGGAAATATGGAGCGCCACTTGCCTCGTCTGCGACCGCGGGAAACGGGCGGGGCGGCTTCACACCTCGGCCGATCCATGGTTTACCGGACGCGACTTTATTAGGAGACAGGGCAAGGCATGGATTCTGTGCTGAAATCGATCCGGGCGAATTTCGTTCCGATCCACCGCGAAGGCTACCCCTTCATCGCCATCCTCGCCTTCGTCACCCTGTTCCTGGGCTGGCTATGGGGGCCGCTGTTCTGGCTCGGCCTGATCCTGACCGCCTGGTGCGTCTATTTCTTCCGCGACCCGCCGCGCGTGACGCCGATCGATCCGGATTTGGTCATCAGCCCGGCCGATGGTCGCGTTTCGGCCGTCGGCCCCGTCGTGCCGCCGCCGGAGCTGGAGCTTGGAACCGCGCCGCGCGTGCGGATTTCTGTCTTCATGAACGTGTTCAACTGCCATGTGAATCGAGCGCCCGTCGCCGGTCGCGTCCACCGCATCGCCTACAAGCCCGGCAAGTTCCTGAATGCCGAGCTGGACAAGGCGAGCGAGGATAATGAGCGCAACGGCCTGGTCATCGACAGCGCCCACGGCCAGCTCGGCGTCGTGCAGATCGCCGGCCTCGTGGCGCGGCGCATCGTGTGCTTCACCCGCGAAGGCCAGCCGCTTGCGGCCGGCGAGCGCTTCGGCCTGATCCGCTTCGGCTCGCGCCTCGACGTCTATCTGCCAGAGGGCGCCGTTCCGCTCGTCGCCGAGGGCCAGACGGCGATTGCCGGCGAGACCGTTCTGGCCCGCTTCGGCACGGCCAGCAGCGGCGCAGCCTCCGGCGTCCGGATCGACTGACATGGAAACGATTTTTCCGCCGTTCGATCCCGACGACGAGGAGGGCGAGCGCCCGCGTCCCCGCCGTCAGATCCCGTTCCGGATGATCCTGCCCAATCT is a genomic window of Kaistia defluvii containing:
- a CDS encoding phosphatidylserine decarboxylase → MDSVLKSIRANFVPIHREGYPFIAILAFVTLFLGWLWGPLFWLGLILTAWCVYFFRDPPRVTPIDPDLVISPADGRVSAVGPVVPPPELELGTAPRVRISVFMNVFNCHVNRAPVAGRVHRIAYKPGKFLNAELDKASEDNERNGLVIDSAHGQLGVVQIAGLVARRIVCFTREGQPLAAGERFGLIRFGSRLDVYLPEGAVPLVAEGQTAIAGETVLARFGTASSGAASGVRID